In Monodelphis domestica isolate mMonDom1 chromosome 3, mMonDom1.pri, whole genome shotgun sequence, the following proteins share a genomic window:
- the GADD45G gene encoding growth arrest and DNA damage-inducible protein GADD45 gamma codes for MTLEEIHSQETVTESTNRMQSARKALNELLLSAQRQSCLTAGVYESAKVMNIDPDNVTFCVLAADEEDEGDIALQIHFTLIQAFCCENDIDIVRVNNIQKLAEIIGANEDSGEPQDLHCILITNPNENSCKDPALEKLSLFCEESRNVNDWVPTITLPE; via the exons atgactctggaagaaatcCACAGCCAGGAGACGGTTACCGAAAGCACCAATAG GATGCAGAGCGCCAGGAAGGCGCTGAATGAGTTGCTGCTGTCTGCCCAACGCCAAAGCTGTCTCACTGCAGGAGTTTATGAGTCTGCTAAAGTCATGAATAT CGATCCAGATAATGTGACTTTTTGTGTCCTGGCTGCGGATGAGGAAGATGAAGGTGACATTGCTCTGCAAATTCACTTCACTCTCATCCAGGCTTTCTGTTGTGAAAACGACATCGACATTGTTCGAGTCAACAATATCCAGAAGCTGGCGGAGATCATAGGTGCTAATGAGGATTCTGGGGAGCCCCAAGACCTACACTGCATCTTAATCACA AATCCCAATGAGAATTCCTGTAAAGATCCAGCTTTGGAAAAACTAAGCTTGTTCTGTGAAGAGAGCCGAAATGTAAATGACTGGGTACCCACTATCACACTGCCTGAATGA